The following proteins come from a genomic window of Methanoculleus caldifontis:
- a CDS encoding circadian clock KaiB family protein produces the protein MNSKNNEQASSRPPTTEEFETALERKGSRYILRLYVSGMTPRSQRAIENIKNIFETSYKGSYDLEVIDVYQHPEQAKESQILAVPMLIKQLPLPIRRLIGDMSDEERVLVGLGIRKTE, from the coding sequence GTGAACAGCAAGAACAATGAACAGGCCTCAAGCAGGCCTCCGACCACGGAAGAATTCGAGACAGCGCTGGAAAGGAAGGGCTCCCGCTACATCCTGCGGCTCTACGTCTCCGGGATGACCCCCCGGTCGCAGAGGGCGATCGAGAATATCAAGAATATCTTTGAGACGAGCTACAAAGGGAGCTACGACCTTGAGGTGATCGACGTTTACCAGCACCCGGAACAGGCGAAGGAGTCCCAGATCCTCGCGGTTCCCATGCTCATCAAGCAGCTTCCCCTGCCTATCAGGAGATTGATCGGGGATATGTCGGACGAAGAGCGCGTCCTTGTCGGGCTCGGGATCCGGAAGACGGAGTGA
- a CDS encoding circadian clock KaiB family protein, which yields MSTYQETTEEENGEFWELRLYVAGQTPKSLAAFANLKKFCEEHLAGRYRIEVIDLVEHPQLARGDQIFAVPTLVRKLPEPLRKIIGDLSNTEKVLVGLDLRPRG from the coding sequence ATGAGTACGTATCAGGAGACGACCGAGGAGGAGAACGGGGAGTTCTGGGAGTTGCGGCTCTACGTCGCGGGCCAGACTCCTAAGTCGCTCGCAGCGTTCGCGAATCTGAAGAAATTCTGCGAGGAGCACCTTGCCGGACGGTACCGGATCGAGGTGATCGATCTCGTCGAACACCCCCAGCTCGCGAGAGGCGACCAGATCTTTGCCGTCCCCACGCTCGTCCGGAAACTTCCCGAGCCCTTAAGGAAGATCATCGGTGACCTCTCGAATACGGAGAAGGTTCTGGTCGGTCTCGACCTGCGCCCGCGGGGGTAA